One window of Klebsiella quasivariicola genomic DNA carries:
- a CDS encoding GntR family transcriptional regulator has product MVYKNIVNLLKNKINSPFYNIGDLLPAEKELAELYDVSRNTLRKALKTLEEDGLIERRHGSGTWIRNKHFQASVTHLDSFTEIARNQGKTPSSQILKFELQPASEEIARGLQLQHGEAVYYAKRLRFIDNIAMQLEETWLSATRFPDLTIAHMKKSKFSYIENECGVRINGCYESIVPILPTPELATLLHISAKDPIIRMQTQAIDEHHQPIDYSILYTNMFEFQVKYYLPRQTASGLPAGKTGP; this is encoded by the coding sequence GTGGTTTACAAAAATATCGTCAATTTGCTTAAAAACAAAATTAATAGCCCGTTCTACAACATTGGCGATCTTCTGCCAGCCGAAAAAGAGTTAGCAGAACTTTATGATGTTTCACGCAATACGTTACGTAAGGCGCTGAAAACCCTGGAAGAGGATGGTTTAATCGAACGCCGACATGGCTCAGGCACATGGATTAGAAATAAGCATTTCCAGGCGTCGGTGACGCATTTAGACAGTTTTACCGAAATTGCCCGTAATCAGGGGAAAACGCCCTCCAGCCAGATCCTAAAATTTGAGTTACAGCCCGCCTCGGAGGAAATTGCCCGTGGGCTGCAATTGCAGCACGGTGAAGCGGTATATTATGCTAAAAGATTGCGTTTTATCGATAATATTGCGATGCAATTAGAGGAAACCTGGCTGTCAGCGACCCGCTTTCCCGATCTGACCATCGCGCATATGAAGAAATCGAAGTTTTCATATATAGAAAACGAATGCGGAGTAAGAATAAATGGATGTTACGAATCAATAGTGCCGATACTGCCGACGCCTGAGCTGGCAACCCTCCTGCATATCAGCGCTAAAGATCCGATTATTCGCATGCAGACCCAGGCGATTGATGAACACCACCAGCCTATCGATTACTCCATTTTGTATACCAATATGTTCGAGTTCCAGGTGAAGTATTATCTGCCGCGGCAGACGGCGTCCGGCCTGCCCGCGGGCAAGACCGGACCATAA